In Kitasatospora sp. NA04385, a single genomic region encodes these proteins:
- a CDS encoding helix-turn-helix transcriptional regulator: MRKEAWPKCREQAQAIVEDCVARLTGEGPLESAEAWRYSHLVGTDRANQGIAVAESVRAVEILWSAMQPTINAAVQHEAPARRAPALLLISTAFRASAGSRLYAGAVGYGGAVVRAPDPLAEADDAVVPAGVSEAAPLHAGAGVALSRREKEVLDGVAKAMTNSQIARQLGITTATVKRHLNNIYGKLGAVSRIDAVNKAFGRH, translated from the coding sequence ATGCGCAAGGAGGCGTGGCCGAAGTGCCGGGAGCAGGCGCAGGCGATCGTGGAGGACTGCGTCGCCCGCCTGACCGGGGAGGGGCCGCTCGAATCGGCCGAGGCCTGGCGGTACTCGCACCTGGTCGGCACCGACCGCGCCAACCAGGGGATCGCGGTCGCCGAGTCGGTGCGCGCGGTGGAGATCCTGTGGAGCGCCATGCAGCCGACCATCAACGCCGCGGTGCAGCACGAGGCCCCCGCGCGACGGGCCCCCGCGCTGCTGCTGATCAGCACCGCGTTCCGGGCCAGCGCCGGAAGCCGGCTCTACGCGGGCGCCGTCGGCTACGGCGGGGCCGTCGTCCGGGCCCCCGACCCGCTGGCGGAGGCGGACGACGCCGTCGTCCCGGCGGGCGTCTCCGAGGCGGCGCCCCTGCACGCCGGGGCGGGCGTGGCGCTCTCCCGGCGCGAGAAGGAGGTGCTGGACGGGGTGGCGAAGGCGATGACCAACAGTCAGATAGCCCGCCAGCTCGGCATCACCACGGCGACCGTGAAGCGCCACCTCAACAACATCTACGGCAAGTTGGGCGCGGTCTCCCGCATCGACGCCGTCAACAAGGCCTTCGGGCGGCACTGA
- a CDS encoding UbiA family prenyltransferase, with translation MVQIVFLLRFAVGAAFVSQGQADGPHLAAGVLVWWLAVVAAYLVNGVLDVKEDRANGSARPIARGDLPERTAALLTAAVAAGSLLLSLYVPGLTPWVALFLLLGWLYSAPPFPAKRWSSTCAVVVFGLGWTSFAAGAATTGGTLSPAGLVFATVMSAWMALVGAVVKDLGDAEGDAVGGRRTVAVRHGAGRARAVAAAGALLVGAGGVLAALVWAPLTLAGAVPLAVGAGCLVVQIVRTAGDTGGDRETRRSAYRVFMRTQFAANAAMLLALLLPGLV, from the coding sequence GTGGTCCAGATCGTGTTCCTCCTGCGGTTCGCGGTGGGCGCGGCCTTCGTCTCCCAGGGGCAGGCGGACGGACCGCACCTGGCCGCCGGGGTCCTCGTCTGGTGGCTGGCCGTGGTGGCCGCCTACCTCGTCAACGGCGTGCTGGACGTCAAGGAGGACCGCGCCAACGGGTCCGCCCGGCCGATCGCCCGGGGCGACCTGCCGGAGCGGACGGCGGCGCTGCTCACCGCGGCCGTCGCCGCGGGGTCCCTGCTGCTGTCGCTGTACGTCCCCGGCCTCACCCCGTGGGTGGCGCTGTTCCTGCTGCTGGGCTGGCTGTACTCGGCGCCGCCGTTCCCGGCGAAGCGCTGGAGCAGCACCTGCGCGGTGGTGGTGTTCGGCCTCGGCTGGACCTCGTTCGCGGCGGGCGCCGCCACCACGGGCGGCACGCTGAGCCCGGCCGGACTGGTCTTCGCCACCGTGATGAGCGCCTGGATGGCGCTGGTGGGAGCGGTCGTCAAGGACCTCGGCGACGCCGAGGGGGACGCGGTCGGCGGGCGCCGCACGGTGGCCGTGCGGCACGGGGCCGGCCGGGCCCGCGCGGTCGCGGCGGCCGGAGCGCTGCTGGTCGGGGCCGGCGGGGTGCTGGCGGCGCTGGTCTGGGCCCCGCTGACGCTGGCCGGGGCCGTCCCGCTGGCGGTCGGCGCCGGCTGCCTGGTGGTGCAGATCGTCCGGACGGCCGGGGACACCGGCGGGGACCGGGAGACCCGTCGCAGCGCCTACCGCGTGTTCATGCGCACCCAGTTCGCGGCGAACGCCGCCATGCTGCTCGCGCTCCTGCTGCCCGGTCTGGTGTGA
- a CDS encoding sugar phosphate isomerase/epimerase: MGTVTLGGSLPDKLEAIAAAGFSGIELMEWDLQGFSAPVARAMADDLGLEIVNYQPLRDFEGGPRNQLAAKLDRVERVFDRMEQLRTSTLILCSNVTDVSDLDDDEVAGDLALLGERAAARGFSIGYEALSWGLRVNTFRQAWRLIERSGAENVGLVLDSFHTLALNDRFDDLSEVPPDRIALIQVSDAPRMNLDVMSWSRHHRCLPGRGDFDVTGFLAPVLANGYDGPISLEIFNDTYKAWPLAPLARQGMSALRDVTSAAMLSVSRGGRQFHEHRI; encoded by the coding sequence ATGGGTACGGTCACCCTGGGTGGCTCGCTGCCGGACAAATTGGAAGCAATCGCCGCCGCCGGCTTCTCGGGTATCGAATTGATGGAGTGGGACCTGCAGGGGTTCTCCGCGCCCGTCGCCCGGGCCATGGCGGACGACCTCGGCCTGGAGATCGTCAACTACCAGCCGCTCAGGGACTTCGAAGGCGGCCCCAGGAACCAGCTGGCGGCCAAGCTGGACCGGGTCGAGCGGGTCTTCGACCGCATGGAGCAGTTGCGGACGAGCACCCTGATCCTGTGCAGCAACGTCACCGACGTGTCGGACCTCGACGACGACGAAGTCGCCGGTGACCTGGCACTCCTCGGCGAGCGGGCCGCGGCCAGGGGGTTCTCGATCGGCTACGAGGCGCTGTCCTGGGGGCTGCGGGTCAACACCTTCCGCCAGGCCTGGCGGCTGATCGAGCGCTCCGGCGCCGAGAACGTGGGCCTGGTGCTGGACAGCTTCCACACCCTGGCGCTGAACGACCGCTTCGACGACCTCTCCGAGGTGCCGCCCGACCGCATCGCGCTGATCCAGGTGTCGGACGCCCCCCGGATGAATCTGGACGTCATGTCCTGGAGCCGGCACCACCGCTGCCTGCCGGGCCGGGGGGATTTCGACGTGACCGGTTTCCTGGCGCCGGTGCTGGCCAACGGCTACGACGGCCCGATCTCGCTGGAGATATTCAATGACACCTACAAGGCGTGGCCCCTGGCGCCGCTCGCGCGGCAGGGAATGAGCGCACTGCGCGACGTCACGTCGGCGGCGATGCTGTCGGTTTCCCGAGGAGGAAGGCAGTTCCATGAGCACCGAATATGA
- a CDS encoding cupin domain-containing protein: MSTEYEVFDFPDIEPGPEKPLVLGPAGEVFKFVQTGESNGGKFLFSKLTVPPHVGPPPHIHHRTDEWFYAPNGGFSIFMGPNEFPDLDVTPGDGADRETVAMLPMRPKELLYVPRHYTHGFVNTTTTNQEMWLVWSPDTPESSILPYFMNAGKVVANEQDITEPDFLSRIRLVTMARDYGINQSADFWDFVKDVVEDRPAWLPSDGRARLLNLFHDEIEAQE; this comes from the coding sequence ATGAGCACCGAATATGAAGTATTCGACTTCCCGGACATCGAACCCGGCCCGGAGAAGCCACTGGTACTCGGCCCGGCGGGCGAGGTCTTCAAATTCGTGCAGACCGGTGAGAGCAACGGCGGGAAATTCCTGTTCTCCAAGCTGACCGTGCCGCCGCACGTCGGCCCGCCGCCGCACATCCACCACCGCACCGACGAGTGGTTCTACGCGCCGAACGGCGGGTTCAGCATCTTCATGGGGCCCAACGAGTTCCCCGACCTGGACGTCACGCCGGGCGACGGAGCCGACCGGGAGACGGTCGCCATGCTGCCGATGCGCCCGAAGGAACTGCTCTACGTCCCGCGCCACTACACCCACGGCTTCGTCAACACGACGACCACCAACCAGGAGATGTGGCTGGTCTGGTCGCCGGACACGCCGGAGAGCTCCATCCTCCCGTACTTCATGAACGCGGGGAAGGTCGTGGCCAACGAGCAGGACATCACGGAGCCGGACTTCCTGTCCCGGATCCGGCTCGTCACGATGGCCCGCGACTACGGCATCAACCAGAGCGCGGACTTCTGGGACTTCGTCAAGGACGTCGTGGAGGACCGGCCCGCGTGGCTGCCGAGCGACGGCCGCGCGCGGCTGCTGAACCTGTTCCACGACGAGATCGAGGCGCAGGAGTAG
- a CDS encoding FAD-dependent monooxygenase gives MGIDRKTSIAVVGGGLGGAATAALLQRAGHRVTVFEQAGAFEPAGAGIHLTPNVMRVLDRVGVADALVGAGYLPESFTSRDLASNSVRCALPLGAGVRARYGAPYLTVGRGVLHRELLGALRPGTVRYGKRLVSFDDRGARVRLDFADGSTAEADCVIGADGLGSRVREGMHGAERPGFSGQIAYRATVPAGTPVPVDRRCITKWWAGESFVIGYPTDSRSGDYYFVAGTAADAWPHPRSWVEADRDEMLDAFAGSCDEVRTLLEAARSLTKWPLFERPPLQQWGRGRVALLGDACHPMRPHMAQGAAMAIEDGVLLLRCLEAEDDVEDAFWRYAESRKQRTTRIQAVSAANSWLKDTEDPAWVFSYDAMNVDLPESRRHSTCTTLMS, from the coding sequence GTGGGAATCGACCGGAAGACCTCGATCGCCGTCGTCGGCGGCGGATTGGGCGGAGCCGCGACGGCCGCGCTGCTGCAGCGGGCCGGCCACCGCGTGACGGTGTTCGAGCAGGCGGGCGCGTTCGAGCCCGCCGGCGCGGGCATCCACCTGACGCCCAACGTGATGCGCGTCCTGGACCGGGTGGGGGTCGCCGACGCCCTGGTCGGGGCCGGCTACCTGCCCGAGTCGTTCACCAGCCGGGACTTGGCGTCGAACTCCGTCAGGTGCGCGCTGCCGCTCGGCGCCGGGGTGCGGGCGCGGTACGGAGCCCCCTACCTCACCGTCGGCCGCGGCGTGCTCCACCGGGAACTGCTCGGCGCCCTGCGGCCGGGCACCGTGCGGTACGGCAAGCGGCTGGTCTCGTTCGACGACCGGGGCGCCCGGGTGCGGCTGGACTTCGCCGACGGGAGCACCGCCGAGGCCGACTGCGTCATCGGCGCGGACGGCCTCGGGTCGCGGGTCCGGGAGGGGATGCACGGCGCCGAACGCCCCGGCTTCTCCGGCCAGATCGCGTACCGGGCGACCGTGCCCGCGGGCACCCCGGTCCCCGTCGACCGGCGGTGCATCACCAAGTGGTGGGCCGGGGAGAGCTTCGTCATCGGCTACCCGACCGACTCCCGCAGCGGCGACTACTACTTCGTCGCCGGCACGGCGGCCGACGCGTGGCCGCACCCGCGGTCCTGGGTCGAGGCCGACCGGGACGAGATGCTGGACGCCTTCGCCGGCTCCTGCGACGAGGTCCGCACCCTGCTCGAAGCGGCCCGCTCGCTGACCAAGTGGCCGCTCTTCGAACGCCCGCCGCTGCAGCAGTGGGGCCGGGGCCGGGTCGCGCTGCTCGGCGACGCCTGCCACCCCATGCGGCCGCACATGGCGCAGGGCGCGGCCATGGCCATCGAGGACGGCGTGCTGCTGCTGCGCTGCCTGGAGGCCGAGGACGACGTCGAGGACGCGTTCTGGCGCTACGCCGAGAGCCGCAAGCAGCGCACCACCCGGATCCAGGCCGTGTCCGCCGCGAACTCGTGGCTCAAGGACACCGAAGACCCGGCCTGGGTCTTCAGCTACGACGCGATGAACGTCGACCTACCCGAATCCAGGAGGCACTCCACGTGTACGACACTGATGTCCTGA